The bacterium region CACGCCCTGGTTGTAATGCCCACCGGCCAGGGCAAGAGCCTGTGTTACCAGGCGCCGGCCCTGGCGCTGCCCGGCCTGACTCTGGTGGTCTCTCCGCTCATCGCGCTGATGAAGGACCAGACCGACGCCCTGCGTTCGCGCGGCATCGACGCCGTCACGATCAATTCCAGCCTGGGCGCCGATCAGCGTCGGGAGCGCCTCCAGGCGCTGCGGGAGGGGCGGCACCGTTTGCTCTACGTGTCCCCGGAGCGTTTCCGCAAAGCTGAATTCGCGGCGGTTTTGGCCCGGCGCTCCGTCTCGCTCCTGGCGGTGGACGAGGCCCATTGCATCAGCGAGTGGGGACACGACTTCCGCCCCGATTACTCGCGGCTGGGGGAGTTCAGCCGGCAGGTGGGCGGGCCGCTCACCGTCGCCCTCACCGCCACCGCCACGCCCCGCGTGCAGGAGGACATCGTGGCGCAGTTGGAACTGCCGCCCGCGTCCGTCCGCCTCTTCCACGATGGAGTGGAGCGTCCCAACCTGCGCCTGGCGGTGGAAGCGGTCCACGGCACGCAGGAGAAGGCGGAGCGCCTGGCCGCCCTGCTGCGTGGCGCACGCGGTTCGGCCATCGTCTACTTCGCGCTCATCCGTAGCCTGGAGGAGATGTCCCTGCTGCTGGAGCGGTCCGGGCTGCCGCACCTGGTCTACCATGGCCGGCTGCCCCGGGACCAGCGCCAGCGCGTGCAAGAGGCCTTCATGGCCGATCCCGCCGCCCGCGTCCTGGCCACCAACGCCTTCGGACTGGGCGTGGACAAGGCTGCCATCGGCCTCATCGCCCACGCCGAGGCGCCCGGATCGCTGGAGGCCTATGTCCAGGAGATCGGCCGGGCCGGGCGCGATGGCCTGCCCGCCCACTGCGTGCTGCTCTACGACCAGCAGGATCTGCTCATCCAGATGGAGTTCGTGGAGTGGGCCAATCCGGCCCCCGGTTTCCTGGAGCGCCTGCTTGCCCACCTGCGCGACCGTGCCGCCGAGGTGCGCGCCGGCGGGCTCGATTTCCTGCGCGCCGAACTGGTCTTCCACGGACGCTTCGATTTCCGCCTCGAGACGGCCCTCAACCTGCTGGAGCGGCACGGCCTCATCACCGGGGACCTGGAGCGCGGACGGCTGGATCTGCTGGCCGAGCGCCTGCCGCCCCAGCTGGAGGACGAGGAGCGGGCGGCGGAGAAGAAGCGGCGGGATCTCAGCCGCCTGCACGACCTGGTCCGCTATATCAACACGCCGGAGTGCCGGCACGGCTTCCTGCACGAGTTCTTCGGCGCCACGGCGGGACCGCCCTGCGCCGTCTGCGACCGCTGCCGGGAGTCCTCCCCGTAGCGGGGGGAAGGCGGCCGGCGGTGGATCCTGCGGATTTCGCTTGGCCCGTCGCCGATAATTCAGGATGATAGGCCCGGCAACGGAAGGAGGGAACGATGACGGACAAGGCCCTTTCCATCGACCGGCTTGTGCAGCGGCAGGCCCATCTCTTCGAGCTGCGCCGCAAGCTGCAAATGCCCCAACCGGACGAGCGCGTCCAGCCTTTCATCACCATCTCGCGGGAGTTCGGCTGCACGGGGTTCCGCCTGGGGCTTGCCCTCCTCGCCGCCCTCAACCCGGGCAAGATGGAGGAGGAGCAGTGGGCCATCTACGACCGGCGCGTCTTCGAATTCATTGACGGCGATGCAGAGCTGAACCGCCGCTTCTTCGAGGAGCACGTCCAGCGCCGCAACCTGGAGTTCGAGGAGTATCTCAACACCACCTTCGGCGCGGCGCCTTCCGATCTCTCCCTGTTCAACCGCTGGGCCAACGCCATGCGTAACCTGGCCCAGGCCGGCCGCGCCATCTTCGTGGGCCGCGCCTCGCACCTGGTCACGCGCGATCTGCTGGGCGGCCTCCACGTGCGGGTGATGGCTCCCTTCGAGTGGCGGGTGGCGGAACATGCCCGCGCCAATGGTTTGACCGAGACGGAGTCACGCACCCTGACCCGCCTCAAGGACCGCGAGCGCCGGGAATTCCTCCAGCGCTACTTCGGCGCAGCGACGGAGGACGTGACCGGCTTCCATCTCGTCATCAACAACGCCCTGGTGGGCGAGGAAGAGATGGTGCGGCTGATCCTCAGCCTGCTGGGCTTGCGCAAGGGATGAGTCCCCGCCCGGGCGGCGCAGCGCCAGGCGCGCGAGAGATGGGCAACGGACAAGATGAAAGGCCCCGGACGATGCCGGGGCCTTGCTCTATTCCTGATGCCGGGCGCCTTACTTGATCGGCATGTCCTGGTGCCGCAGGACGGGCGCGTTCGCCGGCATGTTCGGCAGGAGCGTGTTGACGGGGGTGAAGACGCCGGTGGCGCCGTCCACCGTGCCCACCGTCCACCACCAATGATCGCCGTCCGCCGTCGTGGGTACGTCATAGCCGCCCACCCGCGTCCGGCCGTTGAAGACCTCGACGTGGGCCTCCGACGTGGCGAGCGTGCCGCTGCCGCTGTACTCATAGACGGCGAAGGTGTAGGTGCCTGGATACAGCTGCTCGATGGTGGTCGCCTCGGGACCCCAGGAGGACACGTCGTCCACGTCCAGCCAGGCGTAGGGCGGACCCTCGGCGCTGCCGCGATTGGC contains the following coding sequences:
- a CDS encoding RecQ family ATP-dependent DNA helicase; its protein translation is MSQAARDLLHRHFGFNAFRGSQEAVIDHLLAGGHALVVMPTGQGKSLCYQAPALALPGLTLVVSPLIALMKDQTDALRSRGIDAVTINSSLGADQRRERLQALREGRHRLLYVSPERFRKAEFAAVLARRSVSLLAVDEAHCISEWGHDFRPDYSRLGEFSRQVGGPLTVALTATATPRVQEDIVAQLELPPASVRLFHDGVERPNLRLAVEAVHGTQEKAERLAALLRGARGSAIVYFALIRSLEEMSLLLERSGLPHLVYHGRLPRDQRQRVQEAFMADPAARVLATNAFGLGVDKAAIGLIAHAEAPGSLEAYVQEIGRAGRDGLPAHCVLLYDQQDLLIQMEFVEWANPAPGFLERLLAHLRDRAAEVRAGGLDFLRAELVFHGRFDFRLETALNLLERHGLITGDLERGRLDLLAERLPPQLEDEERAAEKKRRDLSRLHDLVRYINTPECRHGFLHEFFGATAGPPCAVCDRCRESSP
- a CDS encoding cytidylate kinase-like family protein; translation: MTDKALSIDRLVQRQAHLFELRRKLQMPQPDERVQPFITISREFGCTGFRLGLALLAALNPGKMEEEQWAIYDRRVFEFIDGDAELNRRFFEEHVQRRNLEFEEYLNTTFGAAPSDLSLFNRWANAMRNLAQAGRAIFVGRASHLVTRDLLGGLHVRVMAPFEWRVAEHARANGLTETESRTLTRLKDRERREFLQRYFGAATEDVTGFHLVINNALVGEEEMVRLILSLLGLRKG